One genomic region from Paramicrobacterium agarici encodes:
- the qcrB gene encoding cytochrome bc1 complex cytochrome b subunit — MSTTTATTSSPEAKKSSGGFTAAASNYIDERTSISAAVKEFGRKVFPDHWSFLLGEVALYSFIVILLSGSFLTFFFQASMAEVHYDGSYVPLKGVEMSAAMASTLDISFDIRGGLLMRQIHHWAALLFVASIGLHMLRIFFTGAFRKPRELNWVIGFVLFILAMAEGFTGYSLPDDLLSGNGLRIIDGMIKGLPLIGTWTSYLLFGGEFPGDQIVGRLYTLHILLLPAIVVLFIALHLMFVVIHKHTQYPGPGKTQRNVVGFPVLPVYAAKAGGFFFIVFGVIALIGSLVTINPIWNYGPYDPSPVSAGTQPDWYIGFADGALRLVPPHLEFVWLNHTWSFNIILPVLVLGLFIVLVLVYPFIEAWITGDKREHHLLDRPRNAPTRTAIGAAGVTFYAALWAAASSDLIATHFQVTMEGVIHSLQAMLVLGPFVAYFITKRICIALQKKDREIALHGYESGRIVRLPGGEYIEVHQPVDEYERWKLVSQDSYKPLMIRPNSRGKITTAQRLRAGLSRWFFEDRIAPVTQTEIERSHDHH, encoded by the coding sequence TTGAGTACCACCACAGCAACCACGTCATCTCCTGAGGCGAAGAAGTCCTCTGGCGGATTTACCGCTGCAGCATCTAACTACATCGACGAGCGTACGAGCATCTCGGCGGCCGTCAAAGAGTTCGGGCGCAAGGTCTTTCCCGACCACTGGTCCTTCCTTCTGGGTGAGGTAGCCCTCTACAGCTTCATCGTCATCCTGCTGTCTGGGTCGTTTCTGACGTTCTTCTTCCAAGCTTCCATGGCAGAAGTGCATTACGACGGCTCCTACGTTCCGCTCAAGGGCGTCGAGATGTCAGCGGCCATGGCCTCGACCCTCGACATCTCGTTCGACATTCGCGGCGGTCTGCTGATGCGGCAGATCCACCACTGGGCAGCGTTGCTGTTCGTGGCCTCGATCGGTCTGCACATGCTCCGCATCTTCTTCACCGGAGCGTTCCGCAAGCCACGCGAGCTCAACTGGGTTATCGGCTTCGTCCTCTTCATTCTCGCGATGGCCGAGGGCTTTACGGGCTACTCGCTCCCCGATGACCTGCTCTCAGGAAACGGGCTTCGAATCATCGACGGAATGATCAAGGGACTCCCCCTGATCGGAACGTGGACCTCGTATCTCCTCTTCGGCGGAGAGTTCCCGGGCGACCAGATTGTCGGGCGCCTCTACACGCTGCATATTCTGCTTCTGCCGGCAATCGTGGTGCTGTTCATCGCACTCCACCTGATGTTCGTTGTGATTCACAAGCACACGCAATATCCTGGTCCGGGCAAGACCCAGCGGAATGTCGTCGGGTTCCCCGTCCTCCCCGTGTACGCCGCGAAGGCCGGTGGATTCTTCTTCATCGTCTTCGGCGTCATTGCGCTGATCGGCTCGCTCGTCACGATCAACCCGATCTGGAACTACGGTCCTTACGACCCGTCACCGGTGTCGGCTGGAACGCAGCCCGACTGGTACATCGGCTTCGCCGACGGAGCGTTGCGCCTTGTGCCGCCTCACCTCGAATTCGTCTGGCTGAACCACACCTGGTCGTTCAACATCATCCTTCCGGTACTGGTACTCGGACTGTTCATTGTCCTCGTGCTCGTCTACCCCTTCATCGAGGCGTGGATCACGGGAGATAAGCGTGAGCACCACCTGCTCGACCGCCCGCGCAACGCTCCGACGCGCACGGCGATCGGTGCAGCCGGCGTCACCTTCTATGCAGCGCTCTGGGCGGCTGCGAGTTCCGACCTCATCGCGACACATTTCCAGGTCACAATGGAAGGAGTGATCCACTCACTCCAAGCGATGCTGGTGCTTGGTCCGTTTGTCGCCTACTTCATCACGAAGCGCATCTGCATCGCACTCCAGAAGAAGGATCGCGAGATCGCGCTGCACGGCTACGAGTCCGGTCGCATTGTCCGCCTCCCCGGGGGTGAGTACATCGAGGTGCACCAGCCCGTCGACGAGTACGAGCGTTGGAAGCTTGTAAGCCAGGACAGCTACAAGCCGCTCATGATTCGCCCGAACTCGCGCGGCAAGATCACCACGGCTCAGCGACTCCGGGCCGGTCTGTCACGCTGGTTCTTCGAGGACCGCATCGCTCCGGTCACGCAGACCGAGATCGAGCGCTCACACGACCACCACTGA